A genome region from Meriones unguiculatus strain TT.TT164.6M chromosome 19, Bangor_MerUng_6.1, whole genome shotgun sequence includes the following:
- the LOC132649177 gene encoding butyrophilin subfamily 1 member A1-like produces MLLPAFLGLMGIYFVWKQYRTRNRQRNGKAAPMEWRLARSYRVDVTLDLNTAHPHLVLRKDLKSVHLEDSRQPLPDRPERFDTWPCVLGRETFTSGRHYWEVEVGGRTDWLVGVCKENVLKKEFILMSPKSGFWVMELSQEEYWALNPSRVLLSLPKAPRRIGIFLDYESGIVSFYNVNAGIHMYTFPKASFSDPIRPLFCLWSCGKSPMTLC; encoded by the exons ATGTTGCTGCCAGCATTCCTGGGGCTTATGGGAATATATTTTGTTTGGAAACAATACAGGacaagaaacagacagagaaatggcaaggctgctcctatgG aatggAGATTGGCACGGTCATATAGAG tTGACGTGACTCTGGATCTGAACACAGCCCACCCCCACCTTGTGCTGAGAAAGGATTTAAAATCAGTTCACCTGGAAGACTCACGTCAACCGTTACCTGATAGACCAGAGAGATTTGACACCTGGCCCTGCGTGTTAGGGCGTGAGACCTTCACTTCAGGAAGACATTactgggaggtggaggtgggaggtAGGACTGACTGGCTGGTAGGGGTATGTAAGGAGAACGTTTTGAAAAAAGAGTTTATCCTCATGTCTCCCAAGAGTGGCTTCTGGGTCATGGAGTTGTCTCAAGAGGAGTACTGGGCTCTCAATCCATCTCGGGTCCTTCTTTCCCTGCCGAAAGCCCCTCGCCGTATAGGTATTTTCTTAGACTATGAGTCAGGAATTGTCTCCTTCTATAATGTGAATGCTGGAATCCATATGTATACTTTCCCCAAAGCTTCTTTCTCTGACCCTATTCGTCCTTTATTCTGCTTATGGTCTTGTGGTAAGTCTCCTATGACCCTCTGTTAA